In Zonotrichia leucophrys gambelii isolate GWCS_2022_RI unplaced genomic scaffold, RI_Zleu_2.0 Scaffold_34_1600103, whole genome shotgun sequence, the genomic stretch ttgggttttttgcccCGTTTTTGGGTcggttttggggtctcacccaGCTCCGGGGGGATCACCAGcttcctcttctccccctcGCACATcctggggggagcagggggggtCAGGAGGgccaaaatgccccaaaatccccagaattcaccccaaaaccacagagtACCAAAATCCCCAGAATTCCACCCAAACTCCTGGGAATTCCCACCCAAAGTCTGggaatccaccccaaaaacccaaagtaCTGAAATCCCAGAGTCCCAAAATCCCTAGAATTGCCCCCGAAATCCCCgcatttccccccaaaatctgggaattgcccccaaaatcccagagtcccaaaatctggggagttcgccccaaaattccccccaaaatcctggggtCGGTCGCCAGTTGGTCACTCAGGGATGGCCAGggatggtcagtggtcactcggGGGTCACTCAGGGATGGTCAGTgctggtcagtggtcactcagggatggtcagtgctggtcagtgatggtcatgCTGGCCGGGCTGGTCAGGCTGGTCAGTTGTCACTCGGGGGTCACTCAGGGATGGTCAGTgctggtcagtggtcactcagggatGGCCAGGGATGGTCAgttggtcactcattggtcatTTAGGGTCACTCAcgggtcactcaggggtcactcagggatggtcagtggtcactcggGGGTCACTCAGggatggtcagtgatggtcagtgcTGGCCGGGGCTGGTCAGTtgtcactcagtggtcactcagggatggtcagtggtcactcgggggtcactcagggctggtcagtgatggtcagttGGTCACTCACCCCAGCAGGCCCTGGTCCCAGCCCTTGATGACCTGTCCGTGCCCAGGGAGACACGAACGGTCAGTGATGGTCATGATGGTCAGGCTGGTCAGTgctggtcagtgatggtcagggctggtcagtggtcactcagggctggtcagtggtcactcagggctGGTCAGGGATGGTCAGTTGGTCACTCACCCCAGCAGGCCCTGGTCCCAGCCCTTGATGACCTGTCCGGTGCCCAGGGAGAACACGAACGGCTGCTCCCGGCTCAGGCTGCTGTCAAAGGGGGTCCCGTCCTCCAGCGTGCCCTGCCCAGTACGGACCAGTGTAAACCAGTGTaaaccagtacggaccagtatggaccagtataaaccagtataaaccagcacggaccagtataaaccagtatggaccagtgcAGACTGGTACAGCCCAGTGTGTGCCCCcggtccctcccagtgctcccagtttatcccattgtgccccagtccatcccagtccatcccagtccatcccaggcTGTCTCAGggtgtcccagtctgtcccagtttccccagtttatcccagtttatcccagttcatACCGTGTAGTGCAGGGTGAGCACGTCTCCCTGCCGCGATCTCTCCCCGCAGcgctcccagtccatcccagtccctcccagtgtgtcccagtctatcccagtccatcccaggctgtcccagggtgtcccagtctgtccagtttcccagtttgcccagttaTCCCGGTTCGTACGTGTAGTGCAGGGTGAGCACGTCTCCCCGCCACGATCTCTCCCCGCTGCgctcccagtctgtcccagtccatcccagtccatcccattgtgccccagtccatcccagtccatcccagtttccccagtttatcccagtttatcccggTTCGTACCGTGTAGTGCAGGGTGAGCACGTCTCCCCGCCGCGATCTCTCCCCGCAGCGCTCCGGGCGCCGCCGCACCCCGATCTGCACCTTGCGGGGCtcggccgccagggggcgctcGGGGGGCAGCGACAGCgccagcgccagcagcagccactgcaatTAACGGTGTTAATGTCATTAATTGGCATTAACTGTGATTAATTGTCATCAATGTCACCTTATTGACACCTTAACATCGCCCTGAGTGTCACTGACAGCGACAGCGACAGCGCCAACAGCAGGCACTGCAATTAAGGGAATTAATTGTAATTAATTGGCATTAATTGGCATTAATGTCACCTTACGGACACCTTAACATGACCTTAACATCACCCCGAGTGTCCCTGAGAGACACTGACAGCgccagcgccagcagcagccactgtgaTGAATTAATTTACTGTCATTTATTGTCATTATTGATGTCTTGCTGACACCTTAACATCGCCCTGAATGTCCCTGACAGCGCcggcagcagccactgccacaAATTACATTAATGTCAGCAAAATGTCACCCAAATGCCACTTATTGTCACCTTAATGCCACCTACTGTCATTTACTACCACTCAATGTCCCCTATTGTCATTTATTGTCACTTATTGAGACACACTCAGTGTCTCCCATCCTCATTTATTATCATCTATTGTCACCCGATGTCCCTTATTGTCATTTATTGTCGTTTATTTTCGTTTATTCTCCTTTATCGTCTCCGTTGTCCCCCCCCGCCGCGGCCGCTGGGGGACGCCGTGCGCGGGCGCGCTCGTGACGTCACAGGCGTCGCGGTGATTACGTCACTGCGTCCCGAACCCGCGGCCCCGCCCATTCCCcgcccccgggaccccccccgcgcccctccccccccttcCCGGGCCTCCCGCACCCCCCCGGGACCCTCGGAACCctccccggcccctcccgcGCCCCTCTCGCCCCCAGATCCGGtcccgggacccccaaatccgcccctccccccccgcaCCTCCGCCGCCATCGCGGTTCCCGTCGGGATCACGTGATCGCCGCCGCGCCTCCGATTCCGGTCACGTGACGCGCTGCTTCCTGCCACGCGATTGGCTGCCGCTGGTCACGTGGCGCCGCGGCCGGAAGCGGAAGCGGCGGGGATGACGGCGCGGCGCGCGGTTGCCATGGTAACGGCAGGGCCCCTGTGGAGTTAATTAACCCCCTAATCAGCGCTAATTAGCGCCCCCCTCCCCTTCAGCAGCGCCTCATTTGCATGTGGAGCCCCGGCGCGGCCGCTGCTCGGCTGCGGGGCTCGGGACGGCGTTAATTGGCGTTAATTAGTGCTGGGGGGGCAATTAGCGGTGTTAAGGGGTAATTAGTGCTAATTAGCGGGGCGCGATGGGACCGCGGCTGCTGGACATCGATCGGCACTGAATAAGTTGTCAATATTTTGCTAATTCACAAGCAGAACTAATCAAGGGCCTTATTAACAATAATTATGAGCTAATTAACATTAATTATTACCTAATTAGCATTAATTAACGGGTGGTTTGTTGTTATTTCATCACCGATAAATCGCTGTTTAATTAATAGAAATTAATGGCTTTATTAATAAATATCAGAAACTTAGAAGTAAGGAATAGCCTGAGTAATTCAATTAGCGATAATTAAGGACCAAATGCGTGGGAATTGCTGAGTTAATGGTACCTAACGTCCTGATTAACGGTAATTAACGCCGGTCACTCCCACAATCCTGAATTGTCGGGTCTCGGAATTAATTAATGGTTAATTAGTGGTTAATTAAGGGCTAATTAAGGGTTAGTCGCTAATTAAAGGCATTAATTGCAGGGGTCCTGGGCCGCGCCCCTCCCCGCACGCTGGGCCCGGGCCTGGAGGGGCCTCAGCACCAGGTGAgacccaaaatgtcccaaaactgacccaaagTTTCCCAAAATATCCAAAAGCTACCctaaaatgtcccaaaatgCCCCAACATATCCAAAACCtgccccaaaacatccccaaattCACCTGGGAACTCTGAATCCACTCCACGATatccaaaaactgccccaagaTTCCCGAaactgcccccaaatcccccaaaatggcccaaactgccccaaaataccTCAAAACTGCCCTGAAATTCACCTGAGAACTCCAAAAACtgcccccaaactgccccaaaatatccccaaactgccccaaattatgcaaaaattcacctgggacccccaaaaactcccccaggacccccaattctgcccccaaaatatcccaaatctgccccaaaatccctaaactgccccaaaatatcGAAGACCTGCctcaaaatatcccaaaattcacctggaaccccccaaaactgcccttaaactgccccaaaatgtcccaaaacgcccccaaactgccccaaaaatctcccaaagTGTCCCGAAAAgacccaaattccccccaaatcgCAGGCAGGCCCCTCCCGACCCGCACTCGGTGCTCGGGGTCCGTCCCGGGGCCTCCCCCAGGGAGATCCGCGCCGCCTTCCTGGCCCGCTGCAAGGAGGTACCGGgacggactgggatggactgggataaactgggatggactgggggaaaaaacccggcggttttggggtggaaaatggcGATTTTGGGGGACAAAAACGGCACCGGGAGGGACACAAATGGGAGGTTTGGGGATAAAAATGGGACTGGGATAAAAATgagactgggacaaactgggataaactgggaggggattgaGGAGGACTGGGGGGGAAAAccaggcaggtttggggtgaaaaacgGCGATTTTGGGGATAAAACAGAGAGGTTTGGGAACTAACTTGGGcctgggagggaactgggacagactgggacaaactgggagcgCTGGGGACCCCCTCGGACCCTACCAAGTGTCTCGGAGGGGGGTATCCCGTATTTTGGGGACCTCTCTCCACCCTTTTCCCGCCCCCTCCTCGGACCCCAAATTTTCCGGggagtgtccccaggtgtccgGGGGTGTCCTCAGGTGTCCGGAGGGGGTCCTATGTTTTGAGGACCCCCCCTGTGGTCGCTGtcacccccccccccggccaTTGTCGCCCCTCTGGGGTCCCCTCTCGGACCCTACCAAGTGACTCAGGGGGGTGTCCCGTATTTTGGGGACTCCTCtccgccctttttcccccctcctcgGACCCCAAATTTTCCAGGAGGTGTCCTCACCTGTCAGAGGGGATCGCCCCGATTTTTGGGTCCCCtccctgcccgtgtccccccccAGGTTCACCCCGACGGGGACCCCTCGGACCCCTCCCGCCATGGCCGCTTCCTGCGCCTGGCCGAGGCCTACGCGGCCCTGAgcgccccccgggccccgccccgggccggccccgaGACCCCCGCTCAGGACAGCGCCGAgaccccgccccggcccgggaccccccccaggTAACGGGCGTGGGGATGGGGAGGTCCGGGACAGGGGGTTcggggggtcctggggtggttttggggggtctcgggggtcccagggtgattttgggggggggggtc encodes the following:
- the FKBP2 gene encoding peptidyl-prolyl cis-trans isomerase FKBP2 isoform X1, with the protein product MAAEWLLLALALSLPPERPLAAEPRKVQIGVRRRPERCGERSRRGDVLTLHYTGTLEDGTPFDSSLSREQPFVFSLGTGQVIKGWDQGLLGMCEGEKRKLVIPPELGYGDRGAPPKIPGGAVLIFEVELLKIERRPEL
- the FKBP2 gene encoding peptidyl-prolyl cis-trans isomerase FKBP2 isoform X2, with product MDWERCGERSRQGDVLTLHYTGTLEDGTPFDSSLSREQPFVFSLGTGQVIKGWDQGLLGMCEGEKRKLVIPPELGYGDRGAPPKIPGGAVLIFEVELLKIERRPEL